A genomic stretch from Marinimicrobium sp. C6131 includes:
- a CDS encoding DUF368 domain-containing protein, protein MTLQDRLILCLKGMAMGAADVVPGVSGGTIAFISGIYEELIDSLRRWTPAALGIWRHQGIAAFWRHVNGGFLLTVFGGVLLSIFSLANLVHYLLEFHPLLVWGFFFGLVVASIVYIGRQLPLRSPMIWLGLGLGTLVALAISVGKPVQLPAEWWMVYLAGCIAICAMILPGVSGSFLLLLMGMYPVFIQAVVELNWWILGCFLAGCVTGLLLFSHFLGWLLHRYHDRTLAVLTGFLVGSLSIIWPWKHTMETYTNRHGEQVPLVQENLLPWHYEGVVGSDPQTAMVLVLMALGLLLVLALEFWAKRGVDD, encoded by the coding sequence ATGACCCTGCAAGACCGACTGATTCTCTGCCTGAAAGGGATGGCAATGGGGGCGGCCGATGTGGTCCCCGGGGTGTCCGGCGGTACCATCGCGTTTATCTCCGGCATCTACGAGGAGCTGATTGACTCTCTGCGCCGTTGGACGCCCGCGGCGCTGGGCATTTGGCGTCACCAGGGTATTGCCGCCTTCTGGCGGCACGTTAACGGCGGTTTTTTACTGACCGTGTTCGGCGGAGTGCTGCTCAGTATTTTCTCTCTGGCGAATCTGGTTCACTACCTGCTGGAATTTCATCCGCTGCTGGTATGGGGGTTCTTCTTTGGACTGGTGGTGGCGTCGATCGTCTACATTGGCCGTCAGTTACCCCTTCGCTCGCCGATGATCTGGCTCGGCCTGGGTTTGGGGACCCTGGTCGCATTGGCGATTTCCGTTGGCAAGCCGGTCCAGTTGCCCGCCGAGTGGTGGATGGTTTATCTCGCCGGCTGCATAGCGATATGCGCCATGATTCTCCCCGGCGTTTCCGGCAGTTTCCTGTTGTTGCTGATGGGCATGTACCCCGTATTCATTCAGGCCGTCGTGGAGTTGAACTGGTGGATACTGGGGTGTTTTCTCGCCGGCTGCGTGACCGGACTGCTCCTCTTTTCCCATTTTCTGGGTTGGCTGTTGCACCGTTATCATGATCGGACCCTGGCGGTGCTGACCGGCTTCCTGGTGGGGTCCTTGAGTATCATCTGGCCCTGGAAGCACACGATGGAGACCTATACCAATCGTCATGGAGAACAGGTCCCGCTGGTTCAGGAAAACCTGCTTCCGTGGCACTATGAGGGCGTTGTCGGGTCTGACCCCCAGACAGCGATGGTGTTGGTCCTGATGGCGCTGGGGTTGTTGCTGGTGCTCGCTCTGGAGTTCTGGGCGAAGCGAGGCGTCGATGATTGA
- a CDS encoding protein-L-isoaspartate(D-aspartate) O-methyltransferase — MTSQRTRERLVQRLADKGVTNLQVLDTLRNTPRHWFLDEALAHRAYEDSSLPIGYGQTLSQPYIVARMTEILLGAAGGRLKKVLEVGTGSGYQTSVLAQLVGEVYSVERIKPLQDKARERLRELGLRNVHLKHADGGFGWPEAGPFDGILSTAAPRFVPQGLLDQLAPNGVLVIPVGDQTQSLNLIMRDGDSENFVTQVLEPVKFVPLLSGTSR; from the coding sequence ATGACCTCCCAGCGCACGCGGGAGCGTCTGGTGCAAAGGCTGGCCGACAAGGGCGTCACCAACTTGCAGGTCCTGGATACCCTGCGTAACACGCCCCGCCACTGGTTTCTGGATGAGGCGCTGGCCCACAGGGCCTACGAAGACAGCTCCCTGCCCATCGGGTACGGTCAGACACTCTCTCAGCCGTATATTGTGGCCCGTATGACCGAAATCCTGCTGGGGGCGGCGGGTGGGCGCCTGAAAAAAGTGCTCGAAGTGGGCACTGGTTCCGGCTACCAGACCAGTGTTCTCGCGCAACTGGTGGGCGAGGTGTACAGCGTTGAACGGATCAAGCCACTGCAGGACAAGGCCCGTGAGCGACTGCGTGAGTTGGGGTTGCGCAATGTTCACCTCAAGCACGCCGACGGTGGGTTTGGCTGGCCGGAAGCGGGCCCTTTCGATGGTATTCTGAGCACGGCTGCGCCCCGTTTTGTCCCCCAGGGGCTGCTCGATCAATTGGCGCCGAACGGTGTCCTGGTGATTCCCGTAGGAGACCAGACCCAGTCCCTGAACCTGATCATGCGCGACGGGGATAGCGAGAACTTTGTGACTCAGGTGCTGGAGCCGGTCAAGTTTGTCCCTCTGCTCTCCGGCACCAGCCGCTGA